From the genome of Catalinimonas alkaloidigena, one region includes:
- a CDS encoding choice-of-anchor tandem repeat GloVer-containing protein — translation MAYRYFICFWVLFLISLSLSAQPVIWGTTTSEALDRSNADGILFRIDPQGAPQTLYSFRGVSDGKTPRQLIKGSDGLLYGTCSAGGNNFGGTLFSISPDGTAFQVLRHLNFSTDGVYPQAGLTEDSHGFFYGTCYGGGSQQAGTVFTLNADGSQFRVLRHLDENLDGARPFAGLLKGSNGFFYGTCSGGGSKLGGTLFKINEDGQGFQVIHHLQSSTDGSGPQAGLIEGRDGYLYGTCSKGGKHNGGTIFKLRTDGQEFQVLRHLQATLDGIQPEAELIEGQNGLLYGTCSKGGNHGNGTVFSISSNGDSFQVLHHLNLVTDGGFPETALQEGSDGFLYGTCSIGGDQDRGTLFSLSTEGDFTKFLDFGEAGSHPGPILIGDLPTPIAKQVIPPVFLKVHPNPTRGGLTIEAKTNIQQIRLRNPLGQVLREWHYNDPSYIRTVDLTSQSSGLYFLEVDVGGQHCALRVGKP, via the coding sequence ATGGCCTACCGTTACTTCATTTGTTTTTGGGTTCTGTTTCTTATTAGTCTTTCGCTTTCAGCACAACCTGTCATTTGGGGTACCACAACTAGTGAAGCACTGGATAGGAGTAATGCGGATGGTATTCTTTTCAGGATTGATCCGCAAGGCGCTCCTCAAACCCTGTATAGTTTTCGTGGGGTCTCTGATGGAAAGACGCCGAGGCAGCTTATCAAAGGCAGCGATGGCCTCCTGTACGGCACATGTTCCGCAGGGGGGAATAACTTTGGCGGAACGTTGTTCAGCATAAGTCCGGATGGCACAGCATTCCAGGTGCTGCGTCACCTGAATTTTTCAACCGACGGCGTTTACCCCCAAGCGGGGCTCACCGAAGACAGCCATGGCTTTTTTTATGGCACCTGCTATGGAGGAGGCAGCCAACAGGCAGGAACGGTGTTTACCCTGAATGCGGACGGGAGCCAGTTCCGAGTGCTTCGGCATCTGGACGAAAATCTCGACGGCGCCCGCCCCTTTGCCGGATTACTAAAGGGTAGCAATGGGTTCTTCTACGGAACATGTTCCGGTGGCGGTAGTAAACTTGGTGGTACACTATTTAAGATAAATGAGGATGGGCAAGGATTTCAAGTAATACATCATTTGCAGTCGTCTACGGACGGAAGTGGTCCGCAAGCGGGTCTGATCGAAGGCAGGGACGGTTATCTTTACGGTACCTGTTCGAAGGGAGGGAAACACAACGGGGGGACTATTTTTAAACTCCGTACCGATGGGCAAGAATTTCAAGTGTTGCGTCACTTACAAGCCACACTGGATGGAATTCAACCTGAAGCCGAACTCATCGAGGGCCAAAATGGCTTGCTCTACGGTACCTGTTCCAAGGGGGGCAACCATGGCAATGGAACCGTATTCAGCATAAGTTCCAATGGTGATAGCTTTCAAGTATTGCACCATTTAAATCTTGTCACCGATGGTGGTTTTCCAGAAACAGCATTACAAGAAGGTAGCGATGGGTTTCTCTATGGCACCTGCTCTATAGGAGGGGATCAAGATAGAGGTACGTTGTTCAGCCTAAGTACCGAGGGCGATTTTACCAAGTTCTTAGACTTTGGAGAAGCGGGAAGTCACCCTGGCCCAATTTTGATCGGTGACCTACCAACCCCCATCGCCAAGCAGGTAATACCTCCGGTATTTTTGAAAGTTCACCCCAATCCCACCAGAGGAGGGCTAACGATAGAAGCCAAGACGAACATTCAGCAAATTCGTCTGCGCAATCCGCTGGGGCAAGTGCTGAGAGAATGGCATTATAACGATCCAAGTTATATACGAACGGTAGACCTCACCTCACAGTCTTCTGGACTGTATTTCCTGGAAGTGGATGTAGGCGGGCAGCATTGTGCTCTTCGTGTGGGTAAGCCTTAA
- a CDS encoding GntR family transcriptional regulator, with protein MEELLRKLIEQPEYKNGAFLPKEIELSKLLGISRNTIRQAANKLEYEGLIHRKKGVGTKVASKEISTSLSEWHSFTQEMNSKGIPFKNLEIAVSWVKVEKKIANFLNIDPDTKVLKLSRLKGTEEPMVYFESFFQPRIGLTGEEDFSRPLYEILELDYHSVPAISREEIRAGLAGPFANLLTIKKEDPILIRERFVSDPGRRPLEYNVGYYRNDMFAYTIEITR; from the coding sequence GTGGAAGAATTGTTGCGGAAGCTCATAGAGCAGCCAGAGTATAAAAATGGCGCATTTTTGCCCAAAGAGATTGAGCTCTCCAAGCTATTGGGGATCTCTCGCAACACGATCAGACAAGCGGCTAACAAGCTGGAATATGAGGGATTGATCCACCGGAAAAAGGGAGTGGGTACCAAAGTCGCCTCTAAAGAGATCAGCACCAGCCTGAGCGAATGGCACAGTTTTACACAGGAAATGAATTCGAAAGGCATTCCCTTCAAGAATCTGGAGATTGCCGTAAGTTGGGTGAAGGTCGAGAAAAAGATTGCCAATTTTTTAAACATTGATCCCGATACCAAGGTCTTAAAGCTATCCCGACTGAAAGGGACGGAAGAGCCGATGGTCTATTTCGAAAGCTTCTTTCAACCACGCATCGGCCTGACGGGAGAAGAAGACTTTAGCAGACCTTTGTACGAGATTCTAGAGTTGGATTACCATTCCGTTCCGGCGATCTCCCGAGAAGAGATTCGGGCCGGACTAGCGGGGCCTTTTGCCAACCTACTTACGATTAAGAAAGAAGACCCCATTCTGATTCGGGAGCGATTTGTGTCAGATCCGGGTCGTCGCCCTTTGGAGTACAATGTAGGGTACTACCGAAACGATATGTTTGCTTACACCATCGAAATCACCCGTTAG
- a CDS encoding ROK family protein, translated as MRSIGVDIGGSHVSSCMYEHLDKTLLPETHVTLPVHPQASRETILATWAAAIRQTSASLHLPFQGVGIAMPGPFDYYHGIGLFQGVCKYESLYQANIREELSGRLNLPGQRVRFINDATAFSIAEARVGKTRHYARHVALTLGTGLGASFLIDGTPIIQGEQVPPGGYLYDKRHGDALADDVFSSRGLVQKYFELSGHRVEGVLAICQRIPTDQPAIQTFEWFGRELGRFLTPFLTRFRADVLIIGGNIAKAHPYFLATLTAHLPEVAIHISTFGEDSAMLGAALLLDDTYYEALATPYYAALKTI; from the coding sequence ATGAGAAGTATCGGTGTGGACATAGGAGGAAGTCATGTCTCCTCATGTATGTATGAACATTTGGACAAAACACTCTTGCCGGAAACGCATGTGACGCTCCCGGTTCATCCTCAGGCTTCCCGAGAAACGATTCTGGCTACCTGGGCCGCCGCCATCCGTCAAACGAGCGCGTCTTTGCACCTTCCTTTTCAAGGCGTAGGCATCGCCATGCCCGGCCCCTTTGATTATTACCACGGCATCGGACTGTTTCAGGGGGTTTGCAAGTACGAATCCCTCTACCAGGCGAACATCCGGGAAGAGCTGTCCGGAAGGCTCAACCTGCCTGGGCAGCGCGTTCGCTTTATCAATGATGCTACTGCATTTTCAATCGCCGAGGCCCGGGTCGGAAAGACCCGTCATTACGCACGTCACGTGGCGCTCACCTTGGGTACCGGCCTGGGAGCTTCCTTTCTGATCGATGGCACCCCCATTATTCAGGGCGAGCAAGTCCCACCAGGAGGGTACCTATACGACAAGAGGCACGGCGACGCGCTGGCCGATGATGTCTTTTCTTCCAGAGGACTGGTACAAAAATACTTCGAGCTTTCGGGCCACCGCGTAGAGGGGGTGTTGGCCATTTGCCAGCGTATCCCTACCGATCAGCCGGCGATACAGACATTTGAGTGGTTCGGTCGCGAATTAGGCCGGTTTTTAACCCCTTTTCTCACCAGATTCAGGGCTGATGTGTTGATTATTGGCGGCAACATCGCGAAAGCCCATCCCTATTTTTTAGCTACGCTGACCGCTCACTTGCCGGAGGTAGCGATTCATATTTCGACGTTCGGAGAAGACTCCGCCATGCTGGGCGCTGCGCTGCTGTTGGACGATACCTATTATGAAGCCTTAGCAACACCGTATTACGCCGCGTTGAAAACGATATAA
- a CDS encoding MFS transporter has translation MLTIEPTSHPIRKTLPVLMCYIAMGFVDIVGVSTGYAQRDFNLSPELAQLIPSMVFVWFFVLSVPVAVFQHHLGKRKALILGVMATAVGMFLPFLHYSYTTLLFSFLLLGVGNTIIQVASNPLLKEVVATHRFSSYMSLSQFVKAISSLLGPVIVTLMVAQFGNWKLVFFVYGVVSVALGMWLLLTPIPETQTEVSASFRSSLLLLKNPLVLFMTLSIFLIVGLDVGMNTNIQNLLVEKFGLSLEKASLGISVYFFALMISRFAGAMLLVKLDNARFLNWSAVLTALSVLFLMCAPTSGLAMASIVLMGIFSGNLFPLVFSLTLNRMPARANEISGLMTMAVVGGAVIPPVMGLINQAFGVSASFVVLLICALYVFSTTYLFKKTT, from the coding sequence ATGCTGACCATCGAACCCACCTCTCATCCGATACGCAAAACCTTGCCTGTGTTGATGTGCTACATCGCCATGGGTTTTGTCGACATCGTCGGCGTCTCCACGGGGTATGCCCAACGTGATTTCAACCTCTCGCCCGAACTGGCGCAACTGATCCCTTCCATGGTGTTTGTGTGGTTTTTTGTGTTGTCGGTTCCGGTCGCGGTTTTTCAGCATCACCTGGGCAAACGAAAGGCTCTAATCCTGGGGGTGATGGCCACGGCCGTGGGGATGTTTCTGCCGTTTCTGCACTACTCGTATACCACGCTACTCTTTTCGTTTCTGCTGCTGGGCGTCGGCAATACAATCATCCAGGTCGCTTCGAATCCGCTTTTGAAAGAGGTGGTTGCCACGCACAGGTTTTCCAGTTACATGAGTTTATCGCAGTTTGTCAAAGCGATCAGTTCGTTGCTGGGTCCAGTGATTGTCACCCTGATGGTGGCGCAATTTGGAAACTGGAAACTGGTGTTTTTCGTCTACGGCGTGGTATCGGTGGCGTTGGGCATGTGGCTGCTCCTTACCCCCATACCAGAGACGCAAACTGAGGTAAGCGCTTCGTTCAGATCCAGTCTCCTCCTGCTGAAAAACCCGTTGGTGCTTTTCATGACCCTTTCCATCTTTCTGATCGTGGGGCTGGATGTGGGCATGAACACGAATATCCAAAACTTACTGGTCGAGAAGTTTGGCCTCTCGCTGGAGAAAGCCTCTTTAGGAATCAGCGTGTATTTCTTTGCGTTGATGATCAGCCGCTTCGCAGGGGCGATGCTGCTCGTCAAGCTAGACAATGCAAGGTTTCTGAACTGGTCTGCGGTGCTGACTGCCCTGAGTGTCCTCTTCTTGATGTGTGCCCCCACCTCCGGCTTGGCCATGGCCAGCATCGTACTGATGGGCATTTTTTCGGGAAACCTGTTTCCGCTGGTGTTCTCGCTCACGCTCAACCGAATGCCTGCCCGAGCCAATGAAATTTCCGGCTTAATGACCATGGCGGTGGTCGGAGGCGCGGTCATCCCACCGGTGATGGGCCTTATCAACCAAGCGTTTGGCGTTTCAGCAAGCTTTGTCGTGCTGCTGATCTGTGCGCTCTATGTTTTCAGTACCACGTATTTGTTTAAAAAAACAACCTAA
- a CDS encoding GH92 family glycosyl hydrolase, with the protein MQRITILLVALLGLSAWKGPAWKGPAWKGPAWNGPQQEATEEPHSVLDYVDPNIGTAHSRWFFYTPAAVPFGMAKLGPSTNGSEGNEQGWEAVGYDARHTSIEGFANLHEFQVGGFLFMATTGKLQTVPGPRAHPEEGYRSRFNKEDVQAAPGFYQVVLKDYGITAALTATKRVGFQQYTFPATDSAYILLDVGNQLGESGKVKDAYVSYREDNTIEGWVITYPEYVKKYQPGGEVRMYFSGLVDKKPTAVGTFSGATQYEGQTRRTGPGAGLYLRFETQPEEAVLLKVGFSYTSVENARKNLEAEAQDLSFQQAKQRAQQTWTNELSKIRVSGSTPENKTKFYTGLFHALLGRGLASDVNGQFPQNDGTIGHIPLDETGTPTYNFYNTDSVWGAFWNLTQLWALVWPDYYNDFVQTQLAVYKNAGWLGDGIANSKFVSGVGTNFVGLIMASAYQCGIRDYDVELAFEAAYKNEVTFAHRIEGAGKTDLKGFVENGYVAYLPGWNTSTSGSGFSVSHTLEYCYSSYAVAQFAKALGKKKEYQTLMQLSENWKNLYDKTADFVKPKLPSGQFIEEFDPYAPWIGFQEGNAWQYTFYVPHDPKGLIAHMGEEKFVHRLDSVFTVSEKTEFGGKDIDAFAGLTYLYNQGNQPNLHIPWLFNFTDHPWLTQKWVREICNQFYGTEEIHGYGYGQDEDQGQLGAWYVMAAIGLFDVKGLVETAPSFQFSSPLFDRIEIATGGREPLVIETSGNAPDHPYIQAIQLNGASYTDRQIPLKTLKKGAHLKFHLGAQPNRALY; encoded by the coding sequence ATGCAACGCATCACAATCCTTTTGGTGGCGCTACTCGGTTTGTCAGCCTGGAAAGGCCCAGCCTGGAAAGGCCCAGCCTGGAAAGGCCCAGCCTGGAACGGCCCGCAGCAGGAAGCAACCGAAGAACCCCATTCCGTACTCGATTATGTAGACCCCAACATCGGTACAGCGCACAGCCGCTGGTTTTTCTACACCCCGGCAGCGGTACCCTTCGGCATGGCCAAATTAGGACCTTCGACCAATGGGAGTGAGGGCAACGAGCAGGGATGGGAGGCCGTAGGCTACGATGCCCGCCATACAAGTATCGAAGGGTTTGCCAATCTGCATGAGTTTCAGGTAGGAGGCTTTCTGTTCATGGCTACGACCGGCAAGCTGCAAACGGTGCCCGGGCCGCGAGCGCATCCGGAAGAAGGCTACCGCTCCAGGTTCAACAAAGAAGACGTGCAGGCCGCTCCGGGATTTTATCAGGTAGTCCTCAAGGATTACGGCATCACCGCTGCGCTGACGGCCACCAAAAGGGTCGGCTTTCAGCAGTACACGTTTCCCGCGACGGATAGTGCCTACATCCTCCTGGATGTGGGCAACCAGTTGGGGGAGAGCGGAAAAGTCAAAGATGCCTACGTGTCGTACCGGGAGGACAATACGATTGAAGGCTGGGTGATCACCTATCCCGAATACGTGAAGAAATACCAACCCGGCGGGGAGGTACGCATGTATTTCTCCGGCCTTGTGGACAAGAAACCCACGGCAGTAGGCACGTTTTCGGGTGCCACTCAGTACGAAGGCCAGACCCGTAGAACCGGACCAGGGGCCGGTCTGTACCTGAGGTTTGAGACCCAGCCGGAGGAAGCCGTTCTCCTGAAAGTAGGCTTCTCGTACACGTCGGTAGAAAATGCCCGAAAGAACCTGGAAGCCGAAGCCCAGGACCTGAGTTTCCAGCAGGCCAAACAGCGGGCGCAACAAACCTGGACGAACGAACTCTCGAAGATCCGCGTCAGCGGCTCCACCCCCGAGAACAAGACTAAATTCTATACGGGCCTTTTCCATGCTTTGCTGGGCAGAGGGCTGGCCAGTGATGTGAACGGTCAGTTTCCCCAAAACGATGGCACCATCGGCCACATCCCTTTGGACGAGACGGGCACGCCTACGTATAATTTTTACAACACGGACTCGGTCTGGGGCGCTTTCTGGAACCTGACCCAACTCTGGGCGTTGGTCTGGCCCGACTACTACAACGACTTTGTGCAAACCCAACTGGCCGTTTACAAGAATGCCGGCTGGCTGGGCGATGGCATTGCCAATTCTAAATTTGTATCCGGGGTGGGGACCAATTTTGTAGGACTCATCATGGCTTCGGCTTACCAATGCGGAATCAGAGATTACGACGTGGAGCTGGCGTTTGAGGCGGCCTATAAGAACGAAGTCACTTTTGCCCACCGCATCGAAGGCGCGGGCAAAACCGACCTGAAGGGGTTTGTGGAAAACGGGTACGTGGCCTACCTCCCGGGATGGAATACCAGCACGTCGGGTTCGGGATTCTCCGTGTCGCACACCCTGGAATACTGTTACAGCAGTTATGCGGTCGCACAGTTTGCCAAAGCCCTGGGAAAGAAAAAGGAGTACCAGACGCTGATGCAGTTATCCGAAAACTGGAAAAATCTCTATGACAAAACTGCCGACTTTGTAAAACCCAAACTGCCTTCCGGCCAGTTTATCGAAGAATTCGATCCGTACGCACCCTGGATCGGCTTTCAGGAGGGCAATGCCTGGCAATACACCTTTTATGTGCCTCACGATCCGAAAGGACTCATTGCTCACATGGGAGAAGAGAAATTTGTGCATCGGCTGGACTCCGTTTTTACCGTGTCCGAAAAAACGGAGTTCGGGGGCAAAGACATCGATGCCTTTGCGGGATTAACGTACCTCTACAACCAGGGGAACCAGCCTAACTTGCACATTCCCTGGTTGTTTAACTTCACCGATCATCCCTGGCTCACGCAGAAATGGGTGCGAGAAATTTGCAACCAATTTTATGGCACAGAAGAGATCCATGGGTACGGCTACGGTCAGGACGAAGACCAAGGGCAGCTGGGGGCATGGTACGTGATGGCCGCGATCGGCCTGTTTGATGTCAAAGGGCTGGTCGAAACAGCGCCTTCTTTTCAGTTCTCAAGTCCTCTGTTTGACCGCATTGAGATTGCGACGGGCGGCAGAGAGCCGTTGGTCATCGAGACCAGCGGTAACGCACCGGACCACCCGTATATCCAGGCGATCCAGCTCAACGGTGCCTCGTACACCGATCGGCAAATTCCCTTAAAGACTCTGAAAAAAGGCGCTCATCTAAAATTTCACCTGGGCGCTCAGCCTAATCGTGCTCTTTACTAA
- a CDS encoding SusC/RagA family TonB-linked outer membrane protein, with product MHTLRLVFLLMLTAASLRVSAQGRTLSGQVTSDDGPLPGATVLEKGTANGTITDLEGHFQLSLLYDSSQFVIVSYVGFDEQVIDITNQQSNLEVHLQYNLTELQDVVVVGYGTQKKENLTGAVGQIDSKAIQGKPVVNAYQALQGETPGLVVQQGTSEPGTNPQINIRGLSTINGTTPLIVVDGVISSLNNINPNNIASVSVLKDAASASIYGSRAANGVILVTTKSGEAGKPKFTYSTMVGLQQPTNFPKVADSWEYATLRNEALVNSGMAPAFTQQQILDYKEHGPNVSHYRSLFQEYAPQSSHDLSLSGADKGLNYFMSLGYLSQNSLFKGPDYGYKRYNFRINLDKEISDRLKVGGRISAVRNDIKDHAWFTEWLIEPTVRTPPLYNIVDESGNYTLVSGSNGNSLARLETGGGRQSQNDEVLGNVSLEYEVVPNLKLKGVLGGNITSNQTHEFRKSIQYAYPGGGDNQNSVSEQYSRSLYLNPYVTANYVKTIAGKHRIDALVGASTERYQTRFFGVTGLDVPGNEFGVINNASEILRSGTTGSANAWAINSFFGRAGYAFADKYLLEANLRYDGSSRFSKENRWGIFPSVSAGWVISQESFFNALASVVSFAKIRASWGQLGNQDINDLYGYQSLVGVSSNVYAFGNVGVPGAYYSVSNANRTWETSTMKNLGLDLSFFRNQLEFTFDVFDNLTENILLQLPVPATYGLGQPYQNAGSVRNQGWEASVRVQQSTGSVQHALSLNVSDNLNEVVNLQGREFISGFDVQNILREGYPLYSYYALRSDGFFNSADEIAAHATPLFATSVKPGDIKYIDRNSDGQIDYENDRFIIGNPFPRYTFGATYRADWKGLDFSIFVQGVGKRQQWVRGEVVEAFHNNNEGPVFKQHLDRWTPVNTDATYPRLTVGSESVNNAARSDFWIYDAHYLRLKNVQIGYTVASGLLSKIHVSNARIYLTGLNLLTWSPFNIGLDPEVSASLNGGGAASSGRVYPVSRVYSTGLEITF from the coding sequence ATGCATACACTAAGACTCGTATTTCTACTCATGTTGACCGCTGCCTCACTCCGCGTGTCAGCACAAGGCCGTACCCTTTCCGGCCAGGTCACCAGCGACGACGGCCCCTTGCCGGGAGCCACTGTGCTGGAGAAAGGAACTGCCAACGGGACCATCACCGATCTGGAGGGGCACTTTCAATTAAGCCTCCTGTACGACAGCAGTCAGTTTGTGATCGTGTCGTACGTAGGCTTTGACGAGCAAGTCATCGACATCACGAACCAGCAGTCCAACCTGGAGGTCCACCTGCAGTACAACCTCACGGAATTGCAGGACGTGGTCGTTGTGGGATACGGCACTCAGAAAAAAGAAAACCTAACGGGGGCGGTCGGCCAGATCGACTCAAAAGCCATCCAGGGCAAGCCTGTGGTCAATGCGTACCAGGCCCTACAGGGCGAAACGCCTGGACTCGTGGTGCAACAAGGCACGTCAGAGCCGGGCACCAATCCACAGATCAACATCAGGGGGTTGAGCACCATCAACGGAACTACGCCCCTCATTGTCGTGGACGGGGTCATCAGTTCGCTAAACAACATCAACCCCAACAACATCGCCAGCGTGAGTGTCCTCAAGGACGCCGCGTCTGCTTCTATTTACGGCTCCCGTGCTGCCAATGGCGTGATTCTGGTGACCACCAAATCGGGCGAAGCGGGCAAACCCAAGTTTACCTACAGTACGATGGTCGGCCTCCAGCAACCCACCAACTTCCCGAAAGTGGCTGACTCGTGGGAGTATGCAACCCTGCGGAACGAGGCCCTGGTCAATTCGGGCATGGCCCCGGCATTTACGCAGCAACAGATTCTGGACTACAAGGAACATGGCCCCAATGTGTCTCACTACCGATCCTTGTTTCAGGAGTACGCCCCGCAGAGCAGCCATGACCTTTCGTTGAGCGGAGCCGATAAGGGACTCAACTACTTTATGTCGCTGGGGTATTTATCTCAAAACAGTTTGTTCAAAGGACCGGATTACGGATACAAACGCTACAATTTCCGGATCAACCTGGACAAAGAAATCAGCGATCGGTTGAAAGTAGGCGGCCGTATCTCGGCCGTTCGCAACGACATAAAAGACCATGCCTGGTTTACCGAATGGCTGATCGAACCCACCGTCAGGACGCCTCCCCTTTATAACATCGTAGATGAGAGCGGCAACTATACGCTCGTCAGTGGCAGCAACGGCAATAGCCTGGCGCGCCTGGAAACCGGCGGGGGACGCCAGAGCCAGAACGACGAAGTGCTAGGCAACGTGAGCCTGGAATACGAAGTCGTGCCCAACCTGAAACTTAAAGGCGTGTTGGGGGGAAACATTACCAGCAACCAGACCCATGAGTTCAGGAAGTCCATTCAGTATGCGTATCCCGGTGGGGGCGATAACCAGAATTCGGTGTCCGAGCAGTACAGCCGGTCGCTCTACTTGAATCCCTACGTAACGGCCAATTACGTAAAGACGATTGCTGGAAAACACCGCATAGACGCACTCGTAGGTGCTTCTACCGAACGGTATCAAACCCGCTTTTTCGGCGTCACCGGCCTGGACGTGCCCGGCAACGAATTCGGGGTCATCAACAACGCCTCCGAGATCTTGCGGAGCGGCACCACCGGCTCGGCCAACGCGTGGGCAATCAATTCCTTCTTCGGCAGGGCAGGGTATGCGTTTGCCGATAAATACCTGCTGGAAGCGAACCTGCGTTACGACGGCTCTTCACGCTTTTCTAAGGAAAATCGGTGGGGCATTTTTCCCTCAGTATCGGCGGGCTGGGTGATCAGCCAGGAATCGTTTTTCAATGCCCTGGCGAGCGTCGTCTCCTTTGCTAAAATCAGAGCCTCGTGGGGACAACTGGGCAACCAGGATATCAACGACCTGTACGGCTACCAAAGCCTGGTCGGCGTATCCAGCAACGTCTATGCCTTTGGCAACGTGGGGGTGCCGGGCGCCTACTACTCCGTATCGAACGCCAACCGGACCTGGGAAACCTCTACCATGAAGAACCTGGGCCTTGACCTCTCTTTTTTCAGAAACCAGCTAGAGTTCACGTTCGATGTGTTTGACAACCTTACCGAAAACATCCTCCTGCAACTTCCGGTACCGGCTACCTATGGGCTGGGGCAACCCTATCAAAACGCAGGGTCCGTCAGGAACCAGGGGTGGGAAGCGTCGGTCCGGGTCCAGCAGAGCACCGGCAGTGTGCAGCATGCCCTCAGCCTCAACGTTTCCGACAACCTGAACGAAGTCGTGAACCTACAGGGGCGGGAATTCATTTCCGGCTTTGATGTGCAGAACATCCTGCGAGAAGGGTATCCCCTGTACTCGTACTACGCGCTCCGTTCGGACGGCTTTTTCAATTCAGCTGACGAAATCGCGGCCCATGCGACGCCCTTGTTTGCAACAAGCGTAAAACCCGGCGATATCAAATACATTGACCGAAACAGCGACGGCCAGATTGATTACGAAAACGACCGGTTCATCATAGGCAATCCGTTTCCCCGCTACACGTTCGGGGCCACCTACCGGGCCGACTGGAAAGGGCTGGATTTCTCAATTTTTGTGCAAGGGGTAGGCAAACGGCAGCAGTGGGTTCGGGGTGAGGTGGTAGAAGCGTTTCACAACAACAACGAAGGCCCCGTATTTAAGCAGCACCTGGATCGATGGACGCCGGTAAATACCGACGCAACCTACCCCCGCCTGACCGTGGGATCGGAATCGGTGAATAATGCGGCCCGGTCCGATTTCTGGATTTACGATGCACACTACCTGCGCCTAAAAAACGTGCAGATCGGCTACACTGTGGCATCCGGGCTGCTTTCCAAAATTCACGTAAGCAACGCCAGGATTTACCTTACCGGACTCAATTTACTCACATGGAGCCCCTTCAACATCGGCCTGGATCCGGAGGTGAGCGCCAGCCTGAATGGCGGCGGGGCCGCCTCCAGCGGTCGGGTGTACCCGGTCAGCAGAGTGTATTCCACCGGCCTTGAGATCACCTTTTAA